One window of the Rhipicephalus sanguineus isolate Rsan-2018 chromosome 2, BIME_Rsan_1.4, whole genome shotgun sequence genome contains the following:
- the LOC119382092 gene encoding uncharacterized protein LOC119382092, whose product MENQLGFARTWNLLRYLLDPEETKTAYRQNVNRIIHAYKGSEQDILREITERYISSAQSDTHPDYGGAVNEDLDRPIGESEIRAVLQKLNTKSAPGPDGITNKTLRNLDDKSITKLTEYLNACWETGRLPQQWKTAHIVLIPKPGKRLQLENLRPISLTSCLGKVLEHVVLTRLTNYLEDRNLLPHTMLGFRRNLSTQDAMLQIKHQVIDSPTRSTKAILGLDLKKAFDNVTHATVLAKLQELGLGERTYNYVRDFLTNRKAKLTFGELSSEEIELGSAGTPQGSVISPMLFNIALVGLPAKLQEIEGLNHSLYADDITLWVTEGCDGHIEQTLQRAIATVEQYLKNTGLSCSAEKSELLVYKPTRRGRKPNGSMNDKDPSSDIRLSTSDGRPVPRVENIRVLGLHIAANGHNGETIRRLEGAVAQTIRLLRRIANRHSGMKEGNMIRLVQAFVMSRITYVAPYLKWQVAEKTKMEGLIRKAYKQAIGLPINTSTSKLLDLGLHNTLGELIEAQNIAQYERLSKSPTGRYILEMLGIRYHAQHGVKLDVPSNVRDKLVVLPLPKNMHPEYHRGRREKRAQDIQKKYGNCRDAVFVDAARYAHRRGFVAAVIDHENACKTSVTVRTEHVETAEEVAIALAVATTTAEVMGQVQISATTPKTEQEAGGHVATAADQNVSEPSDLESLLPRALFGKMQVLRGQGYPGTHVMGV is encoded by the exons ATGGAGAACCAGCTAGGGTTCGCCAGGACGTGGAACTTGCTTAGGTACCTGTTAGATCCGGAGGAGACGAAAACCGCGTACAGACAGAACGTCAACAGAATTATACATGCGTACAAAGGCTCCGAACAGGACATCTTACGGGAGATCACGGAACGGTACATTAGTTCTGCCCAATCGGACACGCATCCTGATTACGGAGGCGCAGTCAACGAAGACCTAGACAGACCGATCGGCGAGTCAGAGATCAGGGCAGTGTTACAGAAGCTAAACACTAAATCGGCGCCCGGGCCCGACGGTATCACGAACAAAACACTCAGGAATCTCGACGATAAATCGATAACGAAACTCACGGAGTACCTCAACGCGTGCTGGGAAACCGGGCGGCTACCACAACAATGGAAGACTGCGCACATCGTGCTGATACCGAAGCCGGGTAAGCGACTGCAGCTAGAGAACCTCAGACCGATCTCGCTGACTTCATGCCTGGGAAAGGTATTGGAGCACGTGGTCCTCACAAGGCTGACCAACTACCTCGAGGACCGCAACCTGCTTCCCCACACGATGTTGGGGTTCAGGCGAAACCTCTCTACGCAGGACGCGATGCTACAGATAAAACACCAGGTGATTGATAGCCCAACCAGGTCCACCAAGGCCATACTTGGCCTGGACCTGAAGAAGGCCTTTGATAACGTAACGCACGCAACCGTACTGGCCAAACTGCAGGAACTCGGCCTCGGCGAACGAACGTATAACTACGTTCGAGATTTTCTCACGAATAGAAAGGCCAAGCTCACTTTCGGGGAGCTTAGTTCCGAGGAAATAGAGTTGGGTAGCGCCGGTACACCACAGGGATCGGTCATATCGCCCATGCTTTTTAACATAGCTCTCGTGGGGTTGCCAGCCAAGTTACAAGAAATCGAAGGGCTCAATCACAGCCTTTACGCCGACGACATTACGTTGTGGGTTACGGAGGGCTGCGACGGGCACATAGAACAGACGTTACAGCGTGCGATCGCGACTGTTGAGCAATACTTAAAGAACACCGGCCTGAGCTGCTCAGCGGAAAAGTCCGAACTTTTAGTTTACAAACCCACGCGAAGAGGCCGCAAGCCGAACGGCTCGATGAATGATAAGGATCCCAGTAGCGACATACGACTAAGCACGTCCGACGGGCGACCCGTGCCCAGGGTAGAGAACATACGCGTTCTGGGCTTACACATCGCGGCAAACGGCCACAACGGCGAGACCATCAGAAGACTGGAAGGCGCGGTCGCTCAGACCATCAGGTTACTGAGACGCATAGCCAACCGACACAGCGGGATGAAAGAGGGCAATATGATCAGACTAGTTCAGGCCTTCGTAATGAGCCGAATAACGTACGTGGCACCCTACCTCAAGTGGCAGGTCGCGGAGAAGACAAAGATGGAAGGCTTAATCAGGAAGGCTTACAAACAGGCAATAGGGCTACCGATCAACACGAGCACGAGTAAGTTACTAGATCTGGGTCTACACAACACGCTGGGAGAATTGATAGAGGCACAGAACATAGCGCAGTACGAACGCCTTTCCAAGAGCCCGACTGGCAGATACATACTAGAGATGTTAGGAATAAGGTATCACGCTCAGCACGGTGTCAAACTCGACGTACCAAGCAACGTCAGGGATAAATTGGTCGTTCTTCCCTTGCcgaagaacatgcatcccgaataCCACAGGGGTCGGAGGGAAAAGAGAGCACAGGACATACAGAAGAAGTATGGCAACTGTAGAGATGCGGTGTTCGTGGACGCGGCCAGATACGCACACAGGCGCGGCTTCGTGGCCGCAGTAATAGATCATGAGAACGCTTGCAAGACAAGCGTCACGGTACGCACTGAGCACGTGGAGACAGCGGAGGAAGTGGCTATCGCGCTCGCTGTGGCCACCACCACGGCCGAAGTG ATGGGCCAGGTGCAAATTTCCGCCACCACACCAAAAACTGAACAAGAAGCAGGCGGTcacgtggcgacagctgcagaccagAACGTTTCCGAACCCAGCGATCTTGAATCTCTGTTACCCAGAGCTTTATTCGGCAAGATGCAAGTTTTGCGAGGCCAGGGCTACCCtggaacacatgttatgggagtgtga
- the LOC119382093 gene encoding uncharacterized protein LOC119382093 gives MEPSEVTSERGPLFPNKPCVIWMATPPRSLGKNKSGHILNSDSRNRSFHCYTYWRNREPERRVEDTSKFVADMLCVGQRTVFRVREEVKAQDFSGGKLTTLSRKRPRNAEKRRRSAKFDSFTLCALRSSVHDFFRRNEIPTVEKITAEFSERMEHPPLRRCAVRRLLAEIGFKHEKRSRNSLLIDRDDITDWRNRYLRDMKRGRLFARANGLTTGLKRPSGKRQRLIVRHIGSEDGFVDGCLGVFRGQKTGDYHQEMDGNYFEGWFNGVLQKLPAGSVIALDNAPYHSRREEKLPTTAWKKEEIQEWLTSKNITYGKRNIKKRLLELVASVKSRFLSCIVDNTAVRAGCIVLRLPPYHCEFNPIELVWAKVKNGIAADNRDFKLSTVDAILRDKIKQVTAEKSDVL, from the exons ATGGAGCCCAGTGAGGTGACATCGGAACGCGGTCCTTTGTTCCCGAACAAGCCTTGTGTCATCTGGATGGCCACACCACCAAGGAGTCTCGGCAAGAATAAGAGCGGCCACATCCTGAACAGCGATTCACGCAACAGAAGCTTCCACTGCTACACTTACTGGCGCAACAGGGAGCCTGAACGCAGGGTTGAGGACACGAGCAAGTTTGTCGCCGACATGCTTTGTGTCGGTCAAAGGACTGTGTTCAGGGTTAGGGAGGAAGTTAAAGCTCAGGATTTTTCGGGGGGCAAACTGACGACGCTCTCGCGAAAGCGCCCACGCAATGCGGAGAAGAGAAGACGCAGCGCGAAGTTTGACAGCTtcacgttgtgcgcgctgaggtcaagtgtgcacgatttctttcgcCGCAACGAGATACCGACGGTCGAGAAGATAACTGCCGAGTTCTCGGAGCGTATGGAACACCCACCACTAAGGCGGTGTGCTGTGCGTCGCCTTCttgccgagatcggcttcaagcatgAAAAGAGAAGCCGCAACTCGCTGCTTATCGACAGGGATGACATCACCGATTGGCGGAATCGCTACCTCCGGGACATG AAGCGCGGACGCCTGTTTGCTCGAGCAAATGGCCTGACGACGGGTCTAAAACGACCTTCTGGGAAACGTCAGCGCCTGATCGTGAGGCACATCGGCAGCGAGGATGGCTTCGTCGACGGCTGCTTGGGTGTATTCCGAGGCCAAAAGACAGGCGACTACCACCAGGAAATGGACGGCAATTACTTTGAGGGCTGGTTCAATGGCGTTCTGCAAAAGTTGCCAGCTGGTAGCGTCATTGCTTTAGACAATGCACCTTACCATAGCCGGCGAGAAGAGAAATTGCCGACGACGGCCTGGAAGAAGGAAGAGATACAGGAGTGGCTCACAAGCAAGAACATCACCTACGGTAAAAGGAATATAAAGAAGCGGCTGCTTGAGCTGGTGGCATCTGTAAAGTCACGCTTTCTGAGCTGCATCGTAGACAACACAGCTGTAAGGGCCGGTTGCATTGTACTCAGGCTCCCGCCGTACCACTGCGAATTTAATCCCATTGAGCTTGTGTGGGCCAAGGTCAAAAATGGCATCGCTGCGGACAACAGAGACTTCAAGCTGTCCACGGTCGACGCCATCTTGAGAGATAAAATCAAGCAAGTAACGGCGGAAAAATCTGATGTTCtctaa